The Zymoseptoria tritici IPO323 chromosome 4, whole genome shotgun sequence genome includes the window AAGCTCCTGGAAGATGAAGTAAGTAGAGGTTGATGTTTCGCGCGGTAAGTCTTGCATTTCTCATTACAGTGCTTACAAACCTTTTGCAGCGCAATCCTCAGTTTGCGCAGGCCGTGAAGATTCGGGACCCGAAGCGAAGATTCGAGCAAATCGCAAAGCTGTGCAAGTCAAAGATGGATTGCGCCATGGACGAGCCCGCTGATGCGAACGACGGCTTCGGTGAAGACCCCAAGAAGCCCAAGATTGCTGGTCACGGAGGCTGCGGCAATGTTCAGCCGACCATCCGAAAGGTTCAGCTGACGTTGACCGCGAGTACGAAGGTTGCAAAGTCCGAGGACGGCAACGAGGAGGGCGGCGTGGAGAAAAAGACCATCACCCCTCAGGTTgccctcgacctcttcaaAAAACTTCGCGAGGAGGATCTGCATCGTCTGGGTCTGAATGTCGACTACGCTCGACCGGAGTGGATGATCATGACAGTCCTGCCCGTTCCTCCCCCGGCTGTGCGCCCGAGTATCTCGGTTGATGGCACAAGCCAGGGTATGCGTTCAGAAGACGACTTGACATACAAGTTGTCTGACATCATTCGCGCAAACTCCAACGTCCGACGTTGTGAGCAGGAGGGCTTGCCAGCACACGTTCGCGAGGAGTTTTTCGGTCTACTCCAATACCACGTTGCCACCTATATGGACAACGACATCGCTGGGCTGCCTCGGTCGATTCAAAAGAGTGGGCGCCCTCTCAAGGCGATTCGCGCACGCCTGAAGTCCAAGGAGGGGCGTCTTCGAGGTAACTTGATGGGCAAGCGTGTGGACTTTTCTGCTCGAACCGTGATCACCGGTGACCCCAACCTAGATCTCGATCAAGTTGGAGTGCCTAGGTCGACCGCTCGAGTCTTGACCTTTCCGGAGCGCGTCACAGTCTACAACATCCACAAGATGCAAGAACTTGTTCGCAATGGACCGGACCAGCACCCCGGGGCTAAGCACGTCATCCGCGAGGATGGCTCTCGTATCGACTTGCGATACCACAAGCGTGCGGGTGAGATTCAGCTCCAGCTCGGCTGGATTGTCGAGCGACACATCGTTGATGGAGATTACATCATCTTCAATCGACAGCCGTCGCTGCACAAGGAGTCCATGATGGGTCATCGAGTCAAGGTCATGCCTTACTCCACCTTCCGCATGAATCTCTCAGTCACATCGCCATACAACGCCGACTTTGACGGTGACGAGATGAACTTGCACGTGCCCCAAGGACACGAGACCCGCGCGGAGGTCGCCAATCTCTGCGCCGTGCCACACAACATCGTCTCTCCGCAGAAGAACGGACCTCTGATGGGTATTGTGCAAGATACCATGGCTGGCTGCtggatgatgacgaagaaAGATGTCATGATCGACTACCAAGAGCTGATGAACATTCTGCTATGGGTGCCTTCGTGGGATGGTGTAGTTCCGCCTCCCGCCATCATCAAGCCACAGCCTCGATGGACTGGCAAGCAAGTGGCATCGCTCTTCTTCCCCCCTGGTCTCAACTACTTCATGCCCGCATCCAAGAACGACGACAACCCgcacgaggagaagaaggagattcTCGTCCAGAATGGCGAGATCATGTGGGGCCGAATCTGGAAGCAGGTGGTTGGTGCTTCGCAGAGTGGTGTTGTTCACTACATCTTCAACGATCGCGGTCCCGAGGCAGCGGTCGAGTTCTTCAGCGGGTGCCAGCGCATTGTCTGCCACTGGATGCTTCATCACGGCTTCAGTGTAGGCATCGGTGACACCATCCCGGATGATCACATGGTGGGCGAGATCGAAGGCGCCATTGTCGAAGAGAAGCTTCAAGTCGACAAATACGTGGAACAGGTGCAGTCAGACGCCATGGAGACACTGCCTGGTATGACAATCCGCGAGACTTTCGAGTCGCAGACCAAGGCTGCCCTCGACAATGCTCGAAACAAGGCTGGTGACGCAGCTTTCGCCCTGATGAAGTCGTGCAACAATGTCGGAGTCATGGTCAACTCGGGCTCCAAGGGTTCCAGCACGAACGTCTCCCAGATGACCGCCGCAGTGGGACAGCAGTCTCTCGAGGGCAAGCGATTGCCGTTCGGCTTCAAATACCGTGTGTTGCCCCATTTTCCAAAGGACGATTACTCGCCGGCATCACGAGGATTTGTCGAGAATTCTTATCTTCGTGGCCTCACCCCCCAGGAGTTCTTCTTCCACGCCATGGGTGGTCGAGAAGGTCTGATTGATACCGCTGTCAAGACTGCCGAGACTGGATACATTCAGCGTCGTCTTGTCAaggcgctggaggagatcATGATCAAGTACGATGGCACCGTTCGAAACTCGCTCGGCGACATCCTGCAATTCACGTACGGAGAAGACGGTCTCGATGCGACATACATCGAGTCCCAGCACATCAACACGATCGCCTCCTCGCACGGGCAGTTTGATCGCAAGTACAAAATCGACGTCATCAGCCAGAACAAGGAATTCGCGCTGACTCCTGCCAACCTGGAAATGGCTGCCGAGCTCATTGGCGATGTCGAAATCCAGCAGCTGTTCGACCAAGAGTACGAGGCCATCAGCAATGACAGGCAGAAGATTCGAAATGGTCTTGACGATCCTGAAGAGAAGCGCTACTTGCCACTGAACATCAATCGTATGATTCAGAACGCGCGGAATAAGTTCAAGATCAACGATAACAGCAAGAGCGACCTTGACCCACGGGAGACCATTCCCAAGATTCAAGCCTTGCTCGACCGCCTCATCGTCATTCGCGGTGACGACTCCTTGTCTCAGGAGGCAGACATGAACGCCACACTTTTGTGCAAGGCCATGTTCCGCTCTCGCTTGGCATTCAAGCGTCTGGTCAAGGAAGATAAGCTCAACAAGCTTGCGCTTGACAATGTCCTTGGCGATCTTGAGAACAGATTCCTGCGTGCTCTTGTCAACCCTGGTGAGATGGTGGGTGTTCTCGCAGCTCAGTCGATTGGCGAACCCGCTACGCAAATGACGCTCAACACTTTCCATTTGGCTGGTGTGACTGCAAAGACTACAACCAAGGGTGTGCCTCGTCTCAAAGAAATTCTCAACGTTGCCGAGAACATCAAGACGCCCAACATGAAAGTGTTCCAGGATCCAGCGCACGGTCTCACGCAGGAAGGAGCCAAGAATCTTCGGTCCATGATCGAGCACACCAGTCTGCGCAACGTCACGGACGTCACTGAGATCTACTATGATCCAGTCATCGAAGACACTGTCATTCAAGCTGACCACGACATGGTTGAGTCGTACTTTATCATTCCGGAAGAGAGCGAGCGGCCTGAATTGCAGAGCAAGTGGTTGCTCCGTATTGTGCTTGGTCGTCGCCAGCTTCTCGATAAGGGCTTGACTGTGACCAATGTGGCcgacaagatcaaggaggTTTTCGGCGGAGATGTTGCGGTCATCTTCTCCGATGACAACGCCGATGAGCAAGTCATCCGTGTTCGCATGATCACTGGCGGACGCGACAAGGAGAATGAGTCCgaagaggagcaagaagaCACCCTCAAGCGCCTTGAGGGACACATGCTGGACACTGTCGTGCTTCGTGGAGTGTCCGGCGTCAAGCGTGCTTTCGTCTCGAACGAAGCGAGAATGATCACAATCGAAGATGGCTCGCTTGTCAAGAGCAACAGCGTCGAGGCATGCAAGGAGTGGCTCCTCGACACTGATGGTGTGAACCTCAAGGACGTCTTGGCAGTTGAGGGCGTTGATTCCACCCGCACGACTTGCAATCACTTCCAGACCATCATGAAGGTGTTTGGTATTGAGGGTGTTCGGGCATCGTTGATCAAGGAGTT containing:
- a CDS encoding DNA-directed RNA polymerase II subunit RPB1, translated to MATFAHSQAPLRTVQEIQFGLFSPEEIKNMSVCHIEYPETMDEQRNRPREKGLNDPKLGTIDRNTMCATCGESQQECPGHFGHIELAAPVFHVGFITKIKKILESVCNNCGKLLEDERNPQFAQAVKIRDPKRRFEQIAKLCKSKMDCAMDEPADANDGFGEDPKKPKIAGHGGCGNVQPTIRKVQLTLTASTKVAKSEDGNEEGGVEKKTITPQVALDLFKKLREEDLHRLGLNVDYARPEWMIMTVLPVPPPAVRPSISVDGTSQGMRSEDDLTYKLSDIIRANSNVRRCEQEGLPAHVREEFFGLLQYHVATYMDNDIAGLPRSIQKSGRPLKAIRARLKSKEGRLRGNLMGKRVDFSARTVITGDPNLDLDQVGVPRSTARVLTFPERVTVYNIHKMQELVRNGPDQHPGAKHVIREDGSRIDLRYHKRAGEIQLQLGWIVERHIVDGDYIIFNRQPSLHKESMMGHRVKVMPYSTFRMNLSVTSPYNADFDGDEMNLHVPQGHETRAEVANLCAVPHNIVSPQKNGPLMGIVQDTMAGCWMMTKKDVMIDYQELMNILLWVPSWDGVVPPPAIIKPQPRWTGKQVASLFFPPGLNYFMPASKNDDNPHEEKKEILVQNGEIMWGRIWKQVVGASQSGVVHYIFNDRGPEAAVEFFSGCQRIVCHWMLHHGFSVGIGDTIPDDHMVGEIEGAIVEEKLQVDKYVEQVQSDAMETLPGMTIRETFESQTKAALDNARNKAGDAAFALMKSCNNVGVMVNSGSKGSSTNVSQMTAAVGQQSLEGKRLPFGFKYRVLPHFPKDDYSPASRGFVENSYLRGLTPQEFFFHAMGGREGLIDTAVKTAETGYIQRRLVKALEEIMIKYDGTVRNSLGDILQFTYGEDGLDATYIESQHINTIASSHGQFDRKYKIDVISQNKEFALTPANLEMAAELIGDVEIQQLFDQEYEAISNDRQKIRNGLDDPEEKRYLPLNINRMIQNARNKFKINDNSKSDLDPRETIPKIQALLDRLIVIRGDDSLSQEADMNATLLCKAMFRSRLAFKRLVKEDKLNKLALDNVLGDLENRFLRALVNPGEMVGVLAAQSIGEPATQMTLNTFHLAGVTAKTTTKGVPRLKEILNVAENIKTPNMKVFQDPAHGLTQEGAKNLRSMIEHTSLRNVTDVTEIYYDPVIEDTVIQADHDMVESYFIIPEESERPELQSKWLLRIVLGRRQLLDKGLTVTNVADKIKEVFGGDVAVIFSDDNADEQVIRVRMITGGRDKENESEEEQEDTLKRLEGHMLDTVVLRGVSGVKRAFVSNEARMITIEDGSLVKSNSVEACKEWLLDTDGVNLKDVLAVEGVDSTRTTCNHFQTIMKVFGIEGVRASLIKEFKDVLTNDGSYVNHRHMAILCDVMCARGELMAVTRHGINRADTGALMRCSFEETVEILFDAASSGELDDCRGVSENIILGQLAPSGTGEFDMLLDTEMLKSVAPTQRAMHSGIGVGAGSPEGAMTPYDIGSPLADGGYAGPDYGASFSPIINPGQDEGGGLTAYGGGFDGGMSPYRGGMSPGYAPTSPFNSGGFSPTSPAYGYSPTSPGMAGYSPTSPGQGMTSPAYQVTSPQFSPASPAYTPTSPTYSPTSPAYSGGSKISPTSPSYSPTSPSYSPTSPSYSPTSPNYSPTSPAHAPGSATSPKYSPTSPTYSPTSPAYSPTSPTYSPTSPKYGSGVGASGASPTSPTYSPTSPVYSPTSPAQNGYSPTSPGQKQSPTSPQYSPTSPQYSPNSPQDNSGS